From Anopheles arabiensis isolate DONGOLA chromosome 3, AaraD3, whole genome shotgun sequence, a single genomic window includes:
- the LOC120901240 gene encoding uncharacterized protein LOC120901240, with product MLHSPPVRDVSTPDGVTPSADPAASGSKSPHVPTPPVPNTPRVPGPSACDAMFMPPESQIDTLNAMQLKPPEMDTTDIQTFFFALENWFDAWNITTNQHIRRFNILRTRIPLRVLPELRPLLENIRQYATDRYEVAKRAIIEHFEESQRSRLHSLLAEMNLGDRKPSQLLAEMRRAANGAMTDSMLVDLWIGRLPPYVQSAVIATNTDTNDRAKVADSVMDSFALYHRTGPYQTIHEVRNEDFERLSRHVTELGQRLDAVLSKLNERERARPRSRTRQRQPNQDAVTPSGHCYYHTQYGQAARNCRAPCSFNSRRQGSNSATASD from the coding sequence ATGTTGCACAGTCCGCCGGTCCGCGACGTATCGACTCCCGATGGCGTAACCCCGAGTGCCGATCCAGCCGCGAGTGGATCCAAATCGCCTCACGTACCAACACCGCCCGTTCCGAATACCCCGCGCGTACCAGGGCCGTCCGCCTGCGACGCCATGTTTATGCCGCCCGAATCGCAGATTGACACTTTGAATGCCATGCAGCTGAAACCACCGGAGATGGACACCACTGACATTCAAACCTTTTTCTTCGCATTGGAAAACTGGTTCGATGCGTGGAATATAACCACGAACCAACATATTCGCCGTTTTAACATTCTTAGAACGCGTATACCGCTTCGTGTCCTTCCTGAGCTTCGCCCCCTGTTGGAGAACATTCGACAGTACGCTACGGACCGTTACGAGGTAGCAAAGCGTGCAATAATTGAGCACTTTGAAGAGTCGCAACGAAGCCGCTTGCATAGTCTGCTTGCCGAAATGAACCTCGGGGACCGAAAACCATCGCAGCTATTAGCGGAGATGCGCCGCGCCGCAAATGGAGCAATGACGGACTCTATGCTGGTAGATTTGTGGATCGGCCGTCTCCCGCCATACGTCCAGTCCGCCGTTATTGCCACTAACACGGATACCAACGATCGAGCTAAAGTAGCAGACTCGGTTATGGATTCGTTCGCGTTATACCACCGAACGGGCCCGTACCAAACCATCCACGAAGTACGCAACGAGGACTTCGAACGTCTTTCTCGGCACGTAACGGAATTAGGTCAGCGCTTGGACGCCGTACTGAGCAAGCTCAACGAACGAGAACGCGCGCGACCACGCTCACGTACCCGGCAACGTCAACCGAACCAGGATGCGGTAACACCCAGCGGACACTGCTATTACCACACGCAGTACGGGCAAGCGGCGCGGAACTGTCGTGCCCCCTGCTCCTTCAACAGTCGGCGGCAGGGTAGTAACTCGGCCACTGCTTCCGATTGA
- the LOC120903102 gene encoding DE-cadherin-like, translating to MLNYLSIPRLHLISIQLVLIGWPYQMFHVAAATGYDIHSDHAIQFTMDEIVSHDSSVQVTAGTVLTDITVYNYNGAISDAAIGRVSLDSNNMDKICQWDDTVSQASRRYFEINGSTGIITMREGTPEGIYLLHFIVTERFNDALKCKISKKVKVTVKKVLKKHIDRSGSFRFRNVTGEQFLAKEKSSSTAPKERLEMSIASALNVTQDKVVIFSIQNEKDQTNQTILNVRYLVYGLLESVYLPQFLNTVLTGRKQTLEQIVGFPVLQVGIDECIPNSCGKNHICNSKLHVSSTPITIHTEGNAFTGVNITVQKECVDRKIITCLNGGSPVDDHCSCLKGFEGPKCEKIEISFEENGYAIYPLMDPDNITSISMELAPNSEDGLVLYIGPWIVDHNPEAPALEFLALELIAKRPVLWFGVGGNIERLRHPSAQLRNSFSIGIVIFPDMVQLIVDGHKMRSSTSRDVRVNQFTNSILHLGDSSIYLNQLGARFNWTDVAQSKGFAGTIRNLKINNRTYDLGQPSLAKLVSWNAETINSPRSPYTLMIIISFVAGLIWMMITFVVRKHRTGRKQDDSVDDIKTALVSNGSSDFIGICFAFEQNRKPTLSAEERKLKNKYSKIDFPAKVFMCGPIVHYHLSQQGVN from the coding sequence ATGTTAAACTATCTGTCCATACCTCGACTGCATCTTATATCGATTCAGCTAGTGTTGATAGGTTGGCCCTATCAAATGTTTCACGTAGCGGCTGCGACAGGTTACGATATTCATTCGGACCATGCAATCCAGTTCACTATGGACGAAATAGTGAGCCATGATTCAAGTGTTCAAGTGACGGCAGGGACCGTGCTTACCGATATCACCGTGTATAATTACAACGGTGCGATATCTGATGCAGCAATAGGACGAGTGAGCCTCGATTCGAACAATATGGATAAGATATGCCAGTGGGACGACACGGTCAGTCAAGCGTCAAGAAGGTACTTCGAGATAAATGGTAGTACAGGAATAATCACGATGCGCGAAGGAACCCCGGAAGGTATCTACTTACTGCATTTCATCGTGACTGAGCGGTTCAACGATGCATTAAAGTGCAAAATATCTAAAAAAGTGAAGGTGACGGTTAAGAAAGTCTTGAAGAAGCACATCGATCGCAGTGGCTCCTTTCGGTTCCGTAACGTAACTGGTGAGCAGTTCTTGGCAAAGGAGAAAAGCAGCAGTACCGCACCAAAGGAACGTTTGGAGATGAGTATCGCCAGCGCACTGAATGTCACTCAGGATAAGGTGGTTATATTTTCGATACAAAATGAAAAGgatcaaacaaatcaaacgatTCTAAATGTACGCTACTTGGTGTATGGCTTGTTGGAATCAGTGTACCTTCCACAATTTCTAAACACAGTGCTGACTGGTCGAAAGCAAACGCTTGAGCAAATCGTAGGTTTCCCAGTGCTTCAAGTGGGAATTGATGAATGTATACCGAATTCCTGTGGCAAGAATCATATCTGCAATAGCAAACTCCACGTGTCGTCCACCCCAATCACTATCCACACTGAAGGTAATGCTTTTACAGGAGTGAACATTACGGTGCAAAAGGAATGTGTGGATAGGAAGATAATAACCTGCCTGAATGGAGGATCTCCGGTAGACGATCACTGCTCGTGCCTAAAAGGTTTTGAAGGACCCAAATGTGAGAAGATCGAGATCAGTTTCGAAGAGAATGGGTATGCAATCTATCCGTTGATGGATCCTGACAATATTACAAGCATAAGCATGGAGCTTGCTCCAAACTCGGAAGATGGATTAGTACTGTACATTGGACCTTGGATCGTTGATCATAATCCTGAAGCACCTGCCTTGGAGTTTTTAGCTTTGGAGCTTATTGCAAAGCGTCCCGTGCTGTGGTTCGGTGTTGGAGGGAACATAGAACGTCTTCGGCATCCCTCCGCCCAACTACGCAACTCCTTCAGCATTGGGATAGTGATCTTCCCCGATATGGTTCAACTGATCGTGGATGGACACAAGATGAGATCCTCCACAAGTAGAGATGTGCGCGTCAATCAATTCACCAACAGTATCCTCCATCTCGGTGATTCCTCGATTTACCTCAACCAACTTGGTGCACGTTTTAACTGGACGGATGTTGCTCAAAGCAAGGGTTTTGCAGGAACCATACGCAACCTAAAGATCAACAATCGCACGTACGATCTTGGACAGCCGAGTCTTGCTAAGCTGGTCTCATGGAATGCTGAAACAATCAACTCCCCTAGAAGCCCATACACGCTGATGATAATCATCTCCTTCGTAGCTGGTTTGATATGGATGATGATAACATTCGTCGTGAGGAAGCATCGCACGGGCAGGAAGCAGGATGATAGTGTGGATGATATCAAAACTGCTCTCGTTAGCAATGGGAGTTCCGATTTTATTGGAATCTGCTTCGCATTTGAGCAAAACAGAAAGCCAACATTGTCCGCTGAGGAACGAAAGTTGAAAAACAAGTATTCAAAGATTGACTTCCCAGCAAAAGTGTTCATGTGCGGCCCAATCGTGCATTACCATCTTTCACAACAGGGTGTTAATTGA
- the LOC120904806 gene encoding calpain-B-like, giving the protein MAAQACPTPNSSSAHVKGPSAPFGSSRSSTRFLPVTFENDEPRYNSTISNHQQHFYTLRQQCLSEGRLFEDPDFPATDASIGMPKFTNVRWKRPKELTPTARFFIDGASRLDICQGALNDCWLLTAATNLTSHPWLFRRVLPGDNSFQEEQQYAGVFHFRFWEFGQWVEVVIDDRLPTDATGKLLFGRSANGDEYWSALLEKAYAKFYGSYGALDGGTAREAMQDLTGGLTEFYQPKKMTDGQEDQLWDILRSGSEMGSLFACNLKSDPTGENVATKEGLLRGHSYSITKVCSIPGLVSGSDDIRLLRIRNPWGTGIEWNGRWSDKSREWKSLNQAERKRVGLTVENDGEFWIELVDFMKHFDRLEVCHLSPELHSIEEDGAGDRSSSTRRYRWELSALDGQWIRDTTAGGNISFLDTFPLNPQYTIHVQDGTTGSGVVIALMQKYRRADSLPSLTIGFTVYRVTVEDLRQKPVPREFFQHHDHAIVGGSIFINAREISCRLTLDAGLYLVIPSTFEPGEEGDYLLRIFTARGNTLCENDATLCFGTLDDRITEQGKFFDTPRWALLANAFYNRAEGDKQLLNTASLCDILWEQFFRPNVPKRPQPKQQPSGGSSPWRKFYSYVLQLCACFWIQSAVRKSRRTGEPIVQEDQAHREELERIVKLLMGRIADGQDTIGYEQFRTIARDVYQWESVFRLYDMDGSGTLDRRELRHALRSSGFNTNNRILCRLQRLMVELNRPQIELIEYVLCAAECRHAIDVIHRDAA; this is encoded by the exons ATGGCGGCGCAGGCGTGTCCCACGCCTAATTCATCCAGCGCACATGTCAAAGGCCCATCTGCACCGTTCGGCAGTTCCCGCTCCTCGACACGCTTTTTGCCCGTTACGTTTGAAAATGATGAG CCCAGATACAACTCCACCATCAGCAACCATCAGCAACACTTCTACACCCTCCGGCAGCAATGCCTATCCGAGGGCCGTCTCTTCGAAGATCCCGACTTTCCCGCAACGGACGCCTCGATCGGTATGCCCAAATTCACCAACGTGCGCTGGAAACGCCCGAAAGAGCTTACCCCAACCGCCCGGTTCTTCATCGACGGTGCCTCCCGGCTGGACATCTGCCAGGGCGCACTGAACGACTGCTGGCTGCTAACGGCCGCCACCAATCTGACCTCCCATCCGTGGCTGTTTCGGCGCGTACTGCCGGGCGATAATAGTTTCCAGGAGGAGCAGCAGTACGCCGGTGTGTTTCACTTTCGCTTCTGGGAGTTTGGCCAGTGGGTGGAGGTGGTGATTGACGATCGGCTGCCGACGGACGCCACGGGGAAGTTGCTGTTTGGCAGGTCGGCTAACGGGGACGAGTACTGGAGTGCGCTGCTGGAGAAAGCGTACGCAAAGTTTTACGGTTCGTACGGTGCGCTTGACGGTGGTACGGCGCGGGAAGCAATGCAGGACCTGACCGGGGGTCTGACGGAGTTTTATCAACCAAAAAAGATGACCGACGGGCAGGAGGACCAGCTGTGGGATATCTTGCGCAGTGGGTCCGAGATGGGGTCACTGTTTGCCTGCAACTTGAAG AGTGATCCAACGGGTGAGAACGTTGCCACCAAGGAAGGTCTTTTGCGGGGCCATTCCTACTCCATCACTAAGGTGTGCAGCATTCCCGGCTTAGTGAGCGGTAGCGATGACATCCGTTTGCTTCGCATCCGCAACCCGTGGGGCACCGGAATCGAGTGGAATGGCCGCTGGAGCGACAAATCCCGGGAGTGGAAGTCCCTCAACCAGGCGGAAAGAAAGCGCGTAGGGCTGACGGTTGAAAACGATGGCGAGTTTTGGATCGAACTGGTCGACTTTATGAAACACTTTGACCGGCTGGAGGTTTGCCATCTCTCACCAGAACTGCACAGCATTGAGGAAGATGGTGCTGGGGATCGATCATCCTCTACCCGTCGCTATCGCTGGGAGTTAAGTGCACTGGACGGTCAGTGGATCCGGGACACGACGGCCGGAGGGAACATCTCCTTCCTGGACACATTCCCGCTGAATCCCCAGTACACGATCCACGTGCAGGATGGTACAACGGGTTCCGGTGTGGTGATTGCACTGATGCAAAAGTATCGCCGGGCCGATTCCCTTCCAAGCCTCACGATCGGGTTCACCGTGTACAGGGTGACGGTGGAGGATCTGCGCCAAAAGCCCGTCCCGAGGGAGTTCTTCCAGCACCACGATCACGCGATCGTTGGTGGATCGATTTTTATCAATGCGCGTGAAATCAGTTGCCGATTAACGCTGGACGCTGGCCTGTATCTCGTCATTCCTTCAACGTTCGAGCCAGGGGAGGAAGGTGACTATCTGCTCCGGATCTTTACCGCCCGTGGGAACACACTGTGTGAGAACGATGCAACGCTTTGCTTCGGCACGCTGGACGATCGTATCACCGAGCAGGGGAAGTTCTTCGACACACCACGGTGGGCACTGCTCGCGAATGCATTCTACAATCGTGCAGAGGGAGACAAGCAACTGCTCAACACAGCCAGTCTGTGTGACATTCTGTGGGAACAGTTTTTCCGCCCGAACGTTCCGAAGCGACCACAACCGAAACAGCAGCCGAGCGGTGGTTCTTCTCCGTGGAGAAAGTTCTACTCCTATGTGCTGCAGCTTTGTGCGTGCTTTTGGATACAATCAGCAGTAAGGAAGAGTCGTCGAACCGGGGAGCCGATCGTACAGGAAGATCAAGCCCATCGGGAGGAGCTGGAGCGGATTGTGAAGCTTCTGATGGGGCGCATTGCCGATGGGCAGGATACGATCGGGTACGAACAGTTCCGTACGATCGCACGGGATGTGTATCAGTGGGAGTCGGTGTTCCGGCTGTACGATATGGATGGCAGTGGCACGTTGGATCGGCGTGAGCTGCGCCATGCGCTACGATCTTCCGGCTTTAACACGAACAATCGCATCCTGTGCCGGTTGCAGCGATTGATGGTGGAGCTGAACCGACCGCAGATTGAGCTGATCGAGTATGTGCTGTGTGCGGCCGAGTGTCGTCATGCGATAG ATGTCATACACCGGGACGCCGCTTGA